DNA from Caldilineales bacterium:
ACGGCGCTGTTCGGGGTCGAGGCGGTGTTCGGGGAGTTCGTTCTGGCGACCAAAGAGGGCGTCGTGCTGGTCGGGGTCGAGTTGGCGGAGCAGTTCGGCCTGGGCGGGGAGGTCGATGGCGGCGAGGCTGCGGAGCAGGTAGTGGGCGCTCTGGCGCAGGAGGCCGATGACCGACTTGGGGGCGGCGTTGGCGCGCAGGGCGAAGGCCTGCCCTGAGCGGAGTCGAAGGGTGTCGCCGATTTGGGAACTCTGGCGGTCGTCGGGGAAGGCGAGGTCGATCTGGCGAAGGACGTCGTCTCGGTGAAGTGGCTCAGGATTGCCAAACGGACAGAAATGGGTAGGATGTGCATGGGTCGTCCTTGTGTGCTGGCAGGCTTTGCCAAACGCCATCGCCAAACAACATAATGTTACCCTTTCAACCCTCCTCCCCCGCAAACCCAGGTAATTCTGCAACACTTAATGGCTTTTCAGACGGTTACCTTCGGCTCCTTCCTGCGCCAGTTGCGCCAACGCGCCGGTATGACGCAGGCAGATTTGGCCGCGGCAGCGGGCTACAGCGCCGCTTTCATCAGCAATTTGGAGAAGGAAGCGCGACAGCCCAACCTGGAAATCATAGCCCAACGCTTCGTCCCGGCCCTGGCCTTGCAGGACGAGCCCAAACTGGCAGCCCGGCTGATCGAACTGGCTGCGCTCGCCCGCGGCATGCGTCCCCCTGCACCTGCCTCGCCCGCGGGCGGCGCCCGTATGCTGGAGGTCGCCGACTCCGCCCCCGGACACGGCAACCTGCCGGCTTCGCCTACGCCGCTGATCGGACGGGCGAGCGATGTCGATTGGATCTGCCGGCGTTTGTTGGGCCATCACGGCCGTCTGATGACTCTGTTGGGGCCGCCGGGCGTAGGCAAGACCAGGCTGGCGCTGGAGGCGGCGTCGCGGCTGCAAGCCGTCTACGCTGATGGCGCCTGCTTCGTAGCCCTGGATGCAGTCGAAGACCCCTCGCTTGTGCCCCTGACCCTTGCCGCCGCCCTGGGCCTGGAGGACAAGGGATTGGGCGAACCGCAAGACCAGGTGATCGAGTATCTGCGTCGAAAAGAGATGCTGCTGGTGCTGGACAATTTCGAGTAGATCCTGCCGGCGGCGCTGCAGATGGCGGCGCT
Protein-coding regions in this window:
- a CDS encoding helix-turn-helix domain-containing protein produces the protein MAFQTVTFGSFLRQLRQRAGMTQADLAAAAGYSAAFISNLEKEARQPNLEIIAQRFVPALALQDEPKLAARLIELAALARGMRPPAPASPAGGARMLEVADSAPGHGNLPASPTPLIGRASDVDWICRRLLGHHGRLMTLLGPPGVGKTRLALEAASRLQAVYADGACFVALDAVEDPSLVPLTLAAALGLEDKGLGEPQDQVIEYLRRKEMLLVLDNFE